One genomic segment of Gossypium arboreum isolate Shixiya-1 chromosome 3, ASM2569848v2, whole genome shotgun sequence includes these proteins:
- the LOC108462993 gene encoding mitotic spindle checkpoint protein MAD2 gives MASRTVAKDIITLRGSAAIVSEFFGYAANSILYNRGVYPEESFAKVKKYGLPMLLTQDEGVKSFISNLTAQLSEWLEAGKLQRVVLVIMSKATNEVLERWNFSIETDSEVVEKGVSREKSDKEIMREIQAIMRQIASSITYLPCLDEPCVFDVLAYTDKDVAVPFTWIESDPKLIANPQMVKLHSFDTKIHKVDTLVSYKNDEWEEQ, from the exons ATGGCGTCAAGAACAGTTGCCAAAGATATAATCACTCTTCGAGGCTCAGCAGCAATCGTAAGCGAATTTTTTG GTTATGCAGCGAATAG CATTTTGTACAATCGAGGGGTTTACCCAGAAGAAAGTTTTGCCAAAGTGAAGAAATATGGGCTTCCAATGTTGCTTACCCAAGATGAAGGTGTAAAATCCTTCATTTCCAACCTGACAGCCCAGCTTTCTG AATGGCTGGAAGCTGGGAAGCTACAAAGGGTTGTGTTGGTTATCATGAGTAAGGCTACCAATGAGGTCTTGGAGAGGTGGAATTTTAGCATTGAAACAGATAGTGAGGTGGTTGAGAAAGG TGTGTCAAGGGAAAAGAGTGACAAAGAAATTATGAGAGAAATACAGGCAATCATGAGACAAATTGCTTCAAGTATCACTTACTTGCCATGCCTTGATGAACCAT GTGTGTTTGATGTATTAGCATACACTGATAAAGATGTAGCAGTACCATTCACTTGGATTGAGAGTGACCCAAAGTTGATTGCAAATCCTCAAATGGTGAAGTTGCATTCGTTTGATACCAAG ATACACAAGGTTGACACACTTGTATCATACAAGAACGACGAATGGGAGGAGCAGTAG
- the LOC108461221 gene encoding F-box protein SKIP14-like produces MALNFSHRPIFPANMTEDNLVSPMRIANGYLVEGIPERNGDGCSKSWFSNHELEGCFDYGRDKSGDRGGSQESSSDDIVDLLPSDPFGMDITTTFTAISGWLEDLEIDYGRCVRDEVGTGDGSYQLFAGLNFIWNNAMWFQTFPGSMGFECKGSMSGGFGGFSHAKEGDVSGCAGHGSPRNVEDVLSFGDEDMVSVDQENEEFQDCEVRAEGHEGAPHEALILALGYLGVRDLFVIENVCTSLRSVVQNDPLLWRDIHINPPLNEKITDDVLLQITGRGQGSLHCLSLVDCQRITDEGLKRVIENNPKLIKLSVPGCTKLSIEGILKCLRALKFMGSQGVKQLRIGSLYGVTQVHLEELKFLLGVDDQIQQLVHKPHFYSRRNVYLPCEDDRAIDIEMCPRCENMRLVYDCPAEGCKREGHAAQSCRACIICVSRCAQCGRCLNDSEYEENFCLELLCSDCSKPQLPKCGVSQNGIIGMSSSFTLQQTSNVHLHG; encoded by the exons ATGGCGTTGAATTTTTCCCATCGGCCTATCTTTCCTGCTAATATGACTGAAGACAATCTGGTTTCTCCTATGAGAATCGCCAATGGGTACCTTGTTGAAGGTATCCCAGAGAGGAATGGAGATGGGTGTTCAAAATCTTGGTTTTCGAATCATGAGCTGGAAGGTTGCTTTGATTATGGAAGAGACAAGAGTGGTGATCGAGGTGGTTCTCAGGAGTCTTCTTCTGATGATATTGTTGATCTTTTGCCGTCTGATCCCTTTGGAATGGATATAACCACTACTTTCACTGCAATTTCTGGTTGGCTTGAGGATTTGGAAATTGATTATGGCCGCTGTGTGAGAGATGAGGTGGGGACTGGTGATGGGAGTTATCAGTTGTTTGCCGGATTGAACTTTATTTGGAACAACGCCATGTGGTTCCAAACCTTCCCTGGAAGCATGGGATTTGAATGTAAGGGCAGTATGTCTGGTGGTTTTGGCGGTTTTTCTCATGCTAAGGAAGGAGATGTCTCTGGTTGTGCTGGCCATGGTTCCCCGCGTAATGTAGAGGATGTTTTGTCTTTTGGGGATGAAGATATGGTTTCGGTTGATCAGGAAAATGAAGAATTTCAGGACTGTGAGGTTCGTGCTGAGGGACATGAAGGAGCTCCTCACGAAGCTCTTATTTTGGCGCTTGGCTATTTGGGTGTGCGGGATCTTTTTGTTATTGAGAATGTTTGCACATCTCTGCGATCTGTAGTTCAGAATGATCCTCTTTTATGGAGGGATATTCACATAAATCCGCCACTGAATGAGAAGATTACAGATGATGTTCTTTTACAAATAACTGGTAGAGGCCAAGGTAGCTTGCATTGCTTGAGCCTGGTTGATTGCCAAAGGATTACTGATGAAGGTCTTAAGCGTGTCATTGAAAATAATCCAAAGCTAATCAAG CTGAGTGTGCCTGGATGCACAAAACTAAGTATTGAGGGTATTTTGAAATGCCTAAGGGCTTTGAAATTTATGGGCTCACAAGGAGTGAAGCAGTTGAGGATTGGCAGTCTCTATGGTGTGACACAAGTGCATCTTGAAGAACTGAAATTCTTGTTGGGTGTGGATGACCAAATTCAGCAGCTCGTGCACAAGCCTCACTTTTATAGCAGAAGAAATGTATATCTCCCTTGTGAAGATGATCGTGCTATTGATATTGAAATGTGCCCAAGATGTGAAAACATGAGGCTCGTTTATGATTGTCCTGCAGAGGGTTGCAAGCGGGAAGGGCATGCTGCTCAGTCATGCAGGGCGTGCATTATTTGTGTATCACGGTGTGCTCAATGTGGTAGGTGCTTAAATGACAGTGAGTATGAGGAGAACTTTTGTTTGGAGTTACTTTGTTCAGATTGTTCAAAGCCACAACTTCCGAAGTGCGGGGTGAGTCAGAATGGAATAATTGGCATGTCCAGTTCGTTCACTCTTCAACAAACTAGCAATGTTCATCTCCATGGCTAG